The following are encoded together in the Phaseolus vulgaris cultivar G19833 chromosome 9, P. vulgaris v2.0, whole genome shotgun sequence genome:
- the LOC137821852 gene encoding protein PSK SIMULATOR 1-like isoform X1, with translation MAGGSNSKRPHHVNRATDSTNTQQGIIEGNNLQPQTQVQERVTVFDQHFYDGIPCFADVCFLHKSRSISKVSEVSLHLGRAGSIGCGMVLDTIGSSITSLNAGNGFASGAAIKGNGISILAFEVANTIVKGFNLLESLSAESIRHLKEKVLLSKGVQNLISEDMNELLRIVAADKRQELKVFSNEVIRFGNRSKDPQWHNLDRYLEKINRQLNGRLSRDEAESTTQRLMTLVHFTVKLYHELDAWDKLQQDFQRDDDLAVLTAEIKNRKKQISHLKKKSLWSRSLEEVMEKLVDIVLFLHLEIINVFGNTDDHEPSIGHMSNCQRLGPAGLALHYANIVRQIDTLVTKSTMSAANTKDSLYQSLPPNIKLALRSKLPSFHAVEEQSVADIKSEMNKTLRWLVPMATKTSKAHHRFGWLGQWANTRYEVNRKGGVMWNETFHHADKDKVDHYILELLLWLHRLAIRRKTDCDAIAG, from the exons ATGGCAGGGGGTTCAAATTCAAAGAGGCCTCATCATGTCAACAGGGCCACTGATTCCACAAACACACAACAGGGCATAATTGAAGGGAATAATCTGCAACCACAAACACAAGTGCAAGAACGAGTTACTGTTTTCGACCAACATTTCTATGATGGAATCCCATGCTTTGCCGATGTTTGCTTTCTCCACAAGTCAAGATCAATCTCAAAG GTCTCAGAGGTGAGTTTACACTTGGGCAGAGCTGGAAGTATTGGATGTGGAATGGTTTTGGATACCATTGGGAGCAGCATTACAAGTCTAAATGCTGGCAATGGGTTTGCTTCTGGAGCTGCGATTAAGGGGAATGGAATTTCAATTTTAGCATTTGAGGTTGCAAACACAATTGTCAAAGGTTTTAATCTTCTGGAATCTCTGTCCGCAGAAAGTATTAGGCATTTAAAAGAAAAGGTGCTTCTTTCAAAGGGTGTGCAGAATTTAATATCAGAAGATATGAATGAACTTCTTAGGATTGTTGCAGCAGACAAGAG GCAGGAGTTGAAAGTTTTTTCTAATGAGGTGATTCGTTTTGGAAATCGTTCGAAGGATCCTCAGTGGCACAATTTAGACCGTTACTTAGAGAA AATTAACAGACAATTAAATGGAAGACTGTCAAGAGACGAGGCAGAATCAACAACGCAACGCTTGATGACTTTGGTTCATTTTACAGTT AAATTGTACCATGAATTAGATGCTTGGGATAAACTTCAACAAGATTTTCAAC GTGATGATGACCTTGCAGTCTTGACGGCGGAAATTAAAAATCGAAAGAAGCAAATTAgtcatttaaagaaaaaatcacTCTGGTCTAGAAGTTTGGAGGAG GTTATGGAGAAGCTTGTAGATATTGTCCTTTTTTTGCATTTGGAGATAATCAATGTCTTTGGCAATACAG ATGATCACGAACCATCAATTGGACACATGAGCAATTGCCAAAGATTGGGCCCTGCAGGCCTTGCTTTGCATTATGCAAATATAGTGCGTCAAATCGATACTCTT GTAACCAAATCAACCATGTCTGCTGCAAATACAAAGGATTCACTCTATCAAAGCTTGCCTCCTAATATAAAATTAGCTCTACGTTCTAAATTACCATCCTTTCATGCTGTAGAAGAG CAAAGTGTAGCCGATATAAAAAGTGAGATGAATAAAACCTTACGTTGGTTGGTTCCCATGGCCACTAAGACATCCAA AGCACATCATAGATTTGGTTGGCTTGGGCAGTGGGCAAACACAAG GTATGAGGTAAACAGGAAGGGTGGTGTAATGTGGAATGAGACATTCCACCATGCAGATAAAGATAAAGTGGACCATTATATTCTTGAACTTCTCTTATGGCTTCATCGCTTGGCCATCAGACGTAAGACAGACTGTGATGCTATTGCTGGCTAA
- the LOC137821852 gene encoding protein PSK SIMULATOR 1-like isoform X2, whose amino-acid sequence MAGGSNSKRPHHVNRATDSTNTQQGIIEGNNLQPQTQVQERVTVFDQHFYDGIPCFADVCFLHKSRSISKVSEVSLHLGRAGSIGCGMVLDTIGSSITSLNAGNGFASGAAIKGNGISILAFEVANTIVKGFNLLESLSAESIRHLKEKVLLSKGVQNLISEDMNELLRIVAADKRQELKVFSNEVIRFGNRSKDPQWHNLDRYLEKINRQLNGRLSRDEAESTTQRLMTLVHFTVKLYHELDAWDKLQQDFQRDDLAVLTAEIKNRKKQISHLKKKSLWSRSLEEVMEKLVDIVLFLHLEIINVFGNTDDHEPSIGHMSNCQRLGPAGLALHYANIVRQIDTLVTKSTMSAANTKDSLYQSLPPNIKLALRSKLPSFHAVEEQSVADIKSEMNKTLRWLVPMATKTSKAHHRFGWLGQWANTRYEVNRKGGVMWNETFHHADKDKVDHYILELLLWLHRLAIRRKTDCDAIAG is encoded by the exons ATGGCAGGGGGTTCAAATTCAAAGAGGCCTCATCATGTCAACAGGGCCACTGATTCCACAAACACACAACAGGGCATAATTGAAGGGAATAATCTGCAACCACAAACACAAGTGCAAGAACGAGTTACTGTTTTCGACCAACATTTCTATGATGGAATCCCATGCTTTGCCGATGTTTGCTTTCTCCACAAGTCAAGATCAATCTCAAAG GTCTCAGAGGTGAGTTTACACTTGGGCAGAGCTGGAAGTATTGGATGTGGAATGGTTTTGGATACCATTGGGAGCAGCATTACAAGTCTAAATGCTGGCAATGGGTTTGCTTCTGGAGCTGCGATTAAGGGGAATGGAATTTCAATTTTAGCATTTGAGGTTGCAAACACAATTGTCAAAGGTTTTAATCTTCTGGAATCTCTGTCCGCAGAAAGTATTAGGCATTTAAAAGAAAAGGTGCTTCTTTCAAAGGGTGTGCAGAATTTAATATCAGAAGATATGAATGAACTTCTTAGGATTGTTGCAGCAGACAAGAG GCAGGAGTTGAAAGTTTTTTCTAATGAGGTGATTCGTTTTGGAAATCGTTCGAAGGATCCTCAGTGGCACAATTTAGACCGTTACTTAGAGAA AATTAACAGACAATTAAATGGAAGACTGTCAAGAGACGAGGCAGAATCAACAACGCAACGCTTGATGACTTTGGTTCATTTTACAGTT AAATTGTACCATGAATTAGATGCTTGGGATAAACTTCAACAAGATTTTCAACG TGATGACCTTGCAGTCTTGACGGCGGAAATTAAAAATCGAAAGAAGCAAATTAgtcatttaaagaaaaaatcacTCTGGTCTAGAAGTTTGGAGGAG GTTATGGAGAAGCTTGTAGATATTGTCCTTTTTTTGCATTTGGAGATAATCAATGTCTTTGGCAATACAG ATGATCACGAACCATCAATTGGACACATGAGCAATTGCCAAAGATTGGGCCCTGCAGGCCTTGCTTTGCATTATGCAAATATAGTGCGTCAAATCGATACTCTT GTAACCAAATCAACCATGTCTGCTGCAAATACAAAGGATTCACTCTATCAAAGCTTGCCTCCTAATATAAAATTAGCTCTACGTTCTAAATTACCATCCTTTCATGCTGTAGAAGAG CAAAGTGTAGCCGATATAAAAAGTGAGATGAATAAAACCTTACGTTGGTTGGTTCCCATGGCCACTAAGACATCCAA AGCACATCATAGATTTGGTTGGCTTGGGCAGTGGGCAAACACAAG GTATGAGGTAAACAGGAAGGGTGGTGTAATGTGGAATGAGACATTCCACCATGCAGATAAAGATAAAGTGGACCATTATATTCTTGAACTTCTCTTATGGCTTCATCGCTTGGCCATCAGACGTAAGACAGACTGTGATGCTATTGCTGGCTAA